TGGGCCGCAGCTAGTTGTCCCGGTTGATAATGCTCGTTATGCTATTAACGCTTCTAATGCAAGGTGGGGAAGCCTTTATAATGCCCTATATGGAACAGATGTTATTAGCGAAAAAGAAGGAGCCTACCGAGAAGGGGGCTACAATGAAGTACGCGGTGGAGAAGTCATTTCATTTGCAAAGAATTTTCTTGATCAAGTAACTCCTTTAAAGGTTCATTCACATAGAGACGCTGTGAAATATGCAGTAGTAGATGGGAAATTGGCTGTTACACTCAGAAATGGAGAAATTACGAGTTTAGTAGAGGAATCTAAGCTAGTTGGCAATCAAGGTGAATACGAAAAGCCATCGGCTATATTATTAAAAAATAATGGTTTGCATATTGAAATTCAGATTGATCGAAGTCACCCAATCGGTAAAATAGATAAAGCAGGCGTTAAGGACATTCTAATGGAATCTACCCTTACGACCATTATGGATTGTGAGGATTCAGTTGCCGCAGTGGATGCTGATGATAAAGTCCTGGTATATCGAAATTGGTTAGGTCTTATGAGGGGTGATCTGACTGTAACTTTCAAAAAGGATAATAAAGTAATGACACGTACAATGAACCCGGATCGTTTATACAGAGCACCAGATGGAGAAGAATTCTCTTTGCCTGGTCGTTCACTTATGTTTGTCCGTAACGTGGGACACTTAATGACCACAAACGCAGTCCTAGATGCAAATGGTGAAGAGATTCCTGAAGGGATTATGGATACAGTCATGACTAGTTTACTTTCCAAACATTCCCTGTTAGGGAATGGTAAATATCAAAATTCATCTAAAGGATCAGTTTATATCGTAAAGCCAAAAATGCATGGATCCGAAGAGGTGGCTTTTGCCAATGAACTTTTTGATCGTGTGGAAGACATGCTTGGTCTACAGCGAAATACACTGAAGATTGGTGTTATGGACGAAGAACGTCGAACTTCATTGAACTTGAAAGCTTGTATCCGCCAAGTTAAAGAAAGAGTGGCATTTATTAATACCGGGTTCCTAGATAGAACCGGAGACGAAATTCATACTTCTATGGAAGCCGGACCTATGATTCTCAAAAATAACATGAAAGGATCAAAATGGCTACAAGGTTATGAAAAATCGAATGTCATTGTAGGTCTGGCAACCGGTTTTCAAGGTCGAGCTCAAATTGGTAAAGGAATGTGGGCAATGCCTGATATGATGGCGGAAATGCTAACGCAAAAGATTGGCCATTTGAAAGCAGGGGCGAATACAGCTTGGGTGCCTTCACCAACTGCAGCGACATTGCATGCTCTTCATTATCATCAAGTGGATGTAAAAAAGGTACAAGATGAGTTGAAAAAGAATCCAGTAAATTTACGTGATGATATTTTAGAAATCCCAGTGGCTCAAAACCCCGAATGGAGTCCGGAAGAAATTCAGCAAGAGCTAGATAACAATGCTCAAGGTATCCTTGGTTATGTTGTACGTTGGGTAGAACAAGGAATTGGTTGTTCTAAAGTACCAGATATCAACAATGTAGGGTTGATGGAAGACCGTGCCACACTAAGAATTTCGAGTCAGCATATCGCTAACTGGCTTCATCACGGAATTTGTACAAAAGGACAGGTTATGGAGACTTTACAACGAATGGCTAAAGTAGTGGATGAACAAAACAGTGGAGATTCAGCATATCAATGTATCGCGGATAATTACGACAGCTCAGTGGCGTTTCAAGCGGCATGCGACCTAGTGTTTCAAGGCTATAACCAACCAAGTGGGTATACTGAGCCTATCCTGCATCGACGACGAATTGAAGCGAAGAAATATAGTTGTAACAATAAGTGATTTCTGGGGCATTCAGAACAACTAGGATGCAATGTTACTAATTTCATGAAACTTGGCGTAGTGTCATAACTTAACTTCTACTAGTAAATTCATACGGGGCATCGGATTAAAATAAGTGATTATTCGATAAAATGGGGGACAAGTGATCAAGATTACTTGTTCCCCATTTTGGTCTAATCCTTTATAAAAAGAAGAAGCTAGGTAAACATATATGAATTAGATGTAACAAGATTTGCCATCATCTTTTTAGGTTCGCAGACCATCAGAAGTAAGTTGGACTTCATAAGTAGAACTAGTATCTTAATTTATCAAAAAATACCAGTGAAATATGATTAGGAGCAAACTATAACAATAAGTACCAATTCTTTTGATCATAGAAATCTGACTATGATTGGTTTGCTTTCAGTTGGTTATTTTGCACAAAAAAGCACCGAAATACTAACAAAAATGTCAATGAAGTTAAATGCGAAAGCAAGTAAAATAATACATGAGATAAATTTCGTGAATATTCATAACATGAATGGGTATTGTGAAGGGAAGCGATGTAATGGTCAATCAAAACGGAAAATTGATAGATGAAAAAGATGATGGTGCGTTCGATGATAGAATGGTTAGCATCTTTCGGGTCAACAATGGGGTGACCCGGTTATTATATTCCAAGCTCAGCAGGCAATGAAAGCTGAGATGGAAAAAGAAAACCTTATTACATATTTTGATAGTGTAGGCAACTTGTTTGGCAGGCTTGAGGGAACCGATCCCTCCGGTGGAATCATTCTGACCGACTCGGTCGATTCCTTGGCAAAGGAAGCTGGGGGTTTCACAATGGATGGATGTCAAACCTGTTGCGATGGATCGGGAAATGAATCGCTTTGCCCGAAAGATAGCTGAAGAGAAGAATATACCATACCAAAATATGGTCAGCGGATCCGGCAATGATGCACAGGAATTTGGTTCGTTTTGTCCGACTTGCTTGCTGTCCGTTCCAAGTAAGGGGGATCAGCCATTCACCTAAGGAGTTTAAGAGTGTTGCGGATTTGGAAAAGGTAATCGAATTTTTGAGTGAAATACTTTATAAATTAGCCTAATGAAGGAGTTGGTTAAAATGGCATATTCAGAATTGAATGCACCGATGAGAACGATCATGACACCAGGACCGGTCGAAGTTGACCCGCGTGTTTTAAGGGCGATGAGCACACCGATATTAGGGCAATTCGATCCTGCATTCACCACTATCATGAATGAAGTGATGGAAATGCTACGTTTGGTTTTTCAAACGAAAAACAAATGGGCGTTCCCGATTGATGGCACCTCAAGATCCGGTAATGAAGCGATTCTATGCAGCATCATTGAGCCGGGAGATAAGGTCCTGGTTCCTATATTCGGAAGGTTCGGTCATTTATTGGTGGAAATCTGTGAGCGATACGGAGCTGAAGTCCATACGATGGAATGTCCTTGGGGAGAAGTGTTCGAACCGCAAGCAGTCATTGCGGAAATCAAGAAAGTCTCCCCTAAAATAACAGCAATCGTGCATGGGGAAACCTCCACTGGTTGTATGCAGCCTTTGAAGGAAATCGGGTGGGCCTGCCGTGAATTGGGTGTCCTGCTTGTTGTGGATGCGGTTGCCTCCATCGGGGGCACTGATGTTAAGGTGGATGAATGGTGTATTGATGGATTGATAGGAGGGACACAAAAGTGCTTGTCCGTTCCTTCGGGTATGGCACCGATTACGTATAACGAGCGAATAGAAGAAATCATCCAGTCTCGCAAAAAGGTGGAACGTGGCATTGCGACGGATGAAGACAACCAAAAGTTTTCGGTCCGCCGTCCGATCACCAGTAATTATTTCGATTTAAGCATGCTGCAGGATTATTGGGGGCCGCGCCGTTTGAATCACCATACAGAAGCGACTTCCATGATTTAT
The DNA window shown above is from Peribacillus sp. FSL P2-0133 and carries:
- a CDS encoding malate synthase G, with product MGEYVKIGNLQVAPVLFEFINKNGLPGSELNQEQFWVDFEKLVYDMSPKNKKLLARRDEIQTKINTWLRENREIDFAKYKSFLQEIGYLEPEGEDFHITIEGVDDEIAFQAGPQLVVPVDNARYAINASNARWGSLYNALYGTDVISEKEGAYREGGYNEVRGGEVISFAKNFLDQVTPLKVHSHRDAVKYAVVDGKLAVTLRNGEITSLVEESKLVGNQGEYEKPSAILLKNNGLHIEIQIDRSHPIGKIDKAGVKDILMESTLTTIMDCEDSVAAVDADDKVLVYRNWLGLMRGDLTVTFKKDNKVMTRTMNPDRLYRAPDGEEFSLPGRSLMFVRNVGHLMTTNAVLDANGEEIPEGIMDTVMTSLLSKHSLLGNGKYQNSSKGSVYIVKPKMHGSEEVAFANELFDRVEDMLGLQRNTLKIGVMDEERRTSLNLKACIRQVKERVAFINTGFLDRTGDEIHTSMEAGPMILKNNMKGSKWLQGYEKSNVIVGLATGFQGRAQIGKGMWAMPDMMAEMLTQKIGHLKAGANTAWVPSPTAATLHALHYHQVDVKKVQDELKKNPVNLRDDILEIPVAQNPEWSPEEIQQELDNNAQGILGYVVRWVEQGIGCSKVPDINNVGLMEDRATLRISSQHIANWLHHGICTKGQVMETLQRMAKVVDEQNSGDSAYQCIADNYDSSVAFQAACDLVFQGYNQPSGYTEPILHRRRIEAKKYSCNNK
- a CDS encoding alanine--glyoxylate aminotransferase family protein, with product MAYSELNAPMRTIMTPGPVEVDPRVLRAMSTPILGQFDPAFTTIMNEVMEMLRLVFQTKNKWAFPIDGTSRSGNEAILCSIIEPGDKVLVPIFGRFGHLLVEICERYGAEVHTMECPWGEVFEPQAVIAEIKKVSPKITAIVHGETSTGCMQPLKEIGWACRELGVLLVVDAVASIGGTDVKVDEWCIDGLIGGTQKCLSVPSGMAPITYNERIEEIIQSRKKVERGIATDEDNQKFSVRRPITSNYFDLSMLQDYWGPRRLNHHTEATSMIYALREGLRLVLEEGLETRFARHELDEAALVEGIKAMGLTLFGDGKNKLPCVTCIEIPKGIDGEAVRAMLLNEFSIEIASSFGPLHGKIWRIGTMGFSCRKENILFVLASLEAVLLRQGFQVNRGEALQAALDVYLGKKERMVASQGSL